One genomic segment of Novisyntrophococcus fermenticellae includes these proteins:
- a CDS encoding Crp/Fnr family transcriptional regulator translates to MDASMKVLQRVPLFRGINENDFPHLLNCINAKKKSYARNEFIFLSGDIPTAIGIVLDGRVQIIKEDVFGNRVILNDLGAGAVFGESFVCGGSFSLTVSVQATEDSSILLCPFKQIMHICPNACEFHNTLVQNMVVMVSQHNIKLLEQLEVTTKHSLREKILAYLAQLAQEQDSATVNSPLGRVDLADYLGVDRSSLTRELKRMQDEHILQFDKNIYTLLNTGI, encoded by the coding sequence ATGGATGCCAGCATGAAAGTCTTACAACGTGTACCCCTGTTCAGGGGAATTAATGAAAACGACTTTCCCCATCTTCTCAATTGTATTAATGCAAAGAAGAAATCTTATGCCAGAAATGAATTTATTTTTTTAAGCGGGGATATACCAACTGCAATTGGTATTGTTCTGGATGGACGGGTGCAGATTATTAAGGAAGATGTCTTTGGCAACCGTGTAATTTTAAATGACCTTGGCGCAGGCGCTGTATTTGGTGAGTCCTTTGTATGCGGCGGGAGTTTTTCACTTACAGTGTCTGTACAGGCGACAGAGGACAGCTCTATTCTTTTATGTCCGTTTAAGCAGATCATGCACATCTGCCCAAATGCTTGTGAATTCCATAATACGCTCGTCCAAAACATGGTGGTAATGGTTTCTCAGCATAACATCAAACTGCTGGAGCAGCTGGAAGTTACAACCAAACATTCCCTCCGTGAAAAAATCCTGGCTTATCTGGCCCAGCTGGCACAGGAGCAGGATTCGGCAACAGTCAATTCTCCCCTGGGAAGAGTGGATCTTGCAGATTATCTGGGCGTGGACCGCAGTTCGCTGACCCGTGAACTAAAGCGAATGCAGGATGAGCATATACTTCAATTTGATAAGAATATCTATACCTTGTTAAATACCGGCATTTAA
- a CDS encoding DUF1858 domain-containing protein, protein MSENKITKDMLIGEILRLNGGLAPILMEMGMHCLGCPASQMESLEDACMVHGVSADEMVNRLNAGLEEQL, encoded by the coding sequence ATGAGTGAAAACAAGATTACAAAGGACATGTTAATTGGAGAAATTCTGAGATTAAACGGAGGGCTTGCACCAATCCTGATGGAGATGGGGATGCATTGCCTCGGCTGCCCGGCTTCCCAGATGGAATCGCTGGAAGATGCCTGCATGGTACACGGAGTGAGTGCGGATGAGATGGTTAACAGATTGAATGCCGGTCTGGAGGAGCAGCTATGA
- a CDS encoding hemerythrin domain-containing protein, with amino-acid sequence MNHIELLKKEHENILRMLDVLHKASLNVLQNYEIDVDDLKKMVAFIRRYADKTHHGKEEKYLFKAMVEDLGGPAQKVIQGGMLIEHDLGRLYVSDLDEALDAYKEHPADEHKLAILVAAGSYEHLLRRHIQKENETVFTFGEKHLSEKSMNWVEEQSQAFEADVENAAEREYQLQVLKELELKY; translated from the coding sequence ATGAATCATATAGAACTCCTTAAGAAAGAGCATGAGAACATCCTGCGAATGCTGGATGTGCTTCATAAAGCATCATTAAATGTGTTACAAAACTACGAAATAGATGTAGATGATTTAAAAAAAATGGTAGCATTTATCCGCAGATATGCTGACAAAACCCATCATGGAAAAGAGGAAAAATATCTGTTTAAAGCCATGGTCGAAGACCTGGGAGGTCCGGCACAAAAGGTAATACAAGGAGGGATGCTGATTGAACATGACCTTGGACGCCTGTATGTTTCGGATCTGGATGAGGCACTCGACGCTTACAAAGAACATCCTGCTGATGAGCATAAACTGGCCATTTTGGTAGCGGCAGGGAGCTATGAGCATCTGCTGCGGAGACATATCCAAAAAGAAAATGAGACGGTATTCACGTTCGGTGAAAAACATTTATCGGAAAAATCGATGAATTGGGTTGAAGAACAGAGCCAGGCATTCGAAGCAGATGTAGAAAATGCCGCTGAACGTGAATATCAGCTGCAGGTGCTTAAGGAACTTGAATTAAAGTATTAA
- a CDS encoding YibE/F family protein, producing the protein MMTTPVYVTAGLKAFKKRRYLFILIFLYLIILVFVANDAWLYQTPIAKITQVRTKENGKKKSTNGKDELYYKQEIDARLLNGENKGKTVSLSNEYSYSGVLKQKYHKGDKILLEMSGGGTSGNIKGLKRDVQLTALIGALFLLLIAVTEKKGFLTICTIVVNIGIFGVGFSQFLKGKNILEVCNLMSLLFAVGTLIFLNGVHRKTWAAVISTLCVLAVIMGIFDVVMMHSEELDYSEMEYLGSLDNPADIFRAEVMLAGLGAIMDVAVTISAALGEIVQKKPEVTFLELFRSGREIGYDIMGTMMNVLLFVFGCGLIPAFLIRMNNEVGFMTIVRLHIPYEICRFLVESIGIVLAIPISILIASVCMKIRFKGGRKGC; encoded by the coding sequence ATGATGACAACACCTGTATATGTAACGGCAGGACTTAAAGCGTTCAAAAAACGTAGGTACTTATTCATACTGATATTTCTATATCTGATTATTCTGGTATTTGTTGCAAATGATGCATGGCTGTATCAGACACCGATAGCAAAGATTACGCAGGTGCGTACGAAAGAGAATGGAAAGAAGAAAAGTACGAATGGAAAAGATGAGCTATATTACAAACAAGAGATAGATGCCCGCCTGTTAAACGGAGAAAACAAAGGAAAGACAGTTTCCCTGTCAAATGAATACTCCTATTCGGGGGTTTTAAAGCAGAAATATCATAAGGGAGACAAGATTCTCCTTGAGATGAGCGGAGGGGGCACAAGCGGAAACATAAAGGGGTTGAAGCGGGATGTGCAGCTTACCGCACTCATAGGAGCTCTTTTCCTTTTGCTTATAGCGGTGACTGAGAAGAAAGGCTTCCTTACCATATGCACAATCGTGGTGAATATCGGTATTTTCGGCGTGGGGTTTTCCCAATTTCTGAAAGGAAAGAATATACTGGAAGTCTGTAATCTGATGTCTCTGTTGTTTGCGGTAGGGACGCTTATTTTCCTGAATGGAGTTCATAGAAAAACATGGGCGGCAGTTATATCTACCTTATGTGTGCTGGCAGTTATTATGGGAATCTTTGACGTAGTGATGATGCACTCGGAGGAATTGGATTATTCTGAAATGGAATATTTGGGAAGTCTGGATAACCCGGCGGATATATTCCGGGCGGAGGTTATGCTGGCAGGACTGGGGGCAATTATGGATGTGGCTGTCACAATCTCGGCTGCACTTGGAGAAATAGTCCAAAAGAAACCGGAAGTGACATTCCTGGAACTGTTTCGGTCAGGCAGGGAAATCGGATATGATATTATGGGGACAATGATGAATGTCCTGCTGTTCGTATTTGGCTGCGGGCTGATTCCTGCTTTTTTGATTCGCATGAACAACGAGGTGGGGTTTATGACGATCGTGCGGCTGCACATCCCCTATGAGATATGCCGTTTTCTGGTTGAAAGTATAGGAATTGTTCTGGCAATCCCAATCTCCATACTGATTGCTTCCGTGTGCATGAAGATCAGGTTCAAAGGGGGCAGAAAAGGATGCTAG
- a CDS encoding YibE/F family protein, which yields MLGILALILLVLLLVIGGDRGAISVMALAGNIILLSLTIVLMAAGFPPLLITFLASIAISYVTLVSQNGRNVKTGAAFLAAGLVMLVLFFIIYTVVWSSESGGLNEIQAMQEDVMYYFNVDIHINMLHIAVCMTLLSTLGAVLDTALSVTSSVYEVGIHKQSLSRKELFYSGMQIGKEIIGTTINTLLFAYLGESILLFAYLKIGKFTIETIINSKFLFQDVAVMLFGGIACLLVVPAASVCIAESIHMRR from the coding sequence ATGCTAGGTATACTCGCGCTTATTCTTCTGGTACTATTACTGGTAATTGGCGGTGACCGGGGGGCAATCTCCGTGATGGCGCTTGCCGGGAATATTATTCTGCTGTCTCTGACAATTGTTCTGATGGCTGCAGGATTTCCGCCGCTATTGATAACCTTCCTGGCCAGCATAGCAATCAGCTACGTCACGCTGGTAAGCCAAAATGGAAGAAATGTGAAAACAGGGGCAGCTTTCCTTGCGGCTGGTCTTGTTATGCTGGTACTCTTCTTTATCATATATACAGTTGTATGGAGCTCTGAAAGCGGAGGCTTAAACGAAATCCAGGCAATGCAGGAGGATGTGATGTACTACTTCAATGTAGATATCCATATCAACATGCTGCATATAGCTGTTTGCATGACCTTGCTAAGTACCCTTGGAGCAGTGTTGGATACAGCACTGTCGGTCACCTCATCTGTATATGAGGTTGGAATTCATAAGCAAAGCCTGAGCCGGAAGGAACTGTTTTATTCCGGGATGCAGATAGGGAAGGAGATTATTGGTACAACCATCAATACGTTGCTGTTTGCCTATTTAGGTGAATCAATACTGTTGTTTGCGTATCTGAAAATTGGTAAATTTACAATAGAGACGATCATAAACTCAAAATTTTTATTCCAGGATGTTGCCGTTATGCTATTTGGCGGGATAGCGTGTCTTTTAGTAGTTCCGGCTGCATCTGTCTGTATTGCAGAATCTATTCATATGAGGAGGTAA
- a CDS encoding DUF542 domain-containing protein — MITKKMTIAEAIKSNPDIIQILSDANIDYCCGGHRSLLEAAEEKNLDVDFSELEKEHEHVGELLKTLSEKTDNYTAPDDIHNHIFLENSVLFLR; from the coding sequence ATGATTACAAAGAAGATGACAATTGCAGAAGCCATAAAGAGTAACCCGGATATTATTCAGATTTTATCTGATGCAAATATTGATTATTGCTGTGGAGGACACAGATCGCTTCTCGAGGCCGCTGAGGAGAAAAACCTGGATGTGGATTTTTCCGAACTGGAGAAGGAACACGAGCATGTGGGCGAATTGTTAAAGACACTTTCTGAAAAAACAGACAATTATACGGCTCCGGATGATATTCACAATCATATCTTTCTGGAAAACAGTGTACTATTTTTAAGGTGA
- a CDS encoding oxygen-binding di-iron domain-containing protein gives MKRQVKNNVSWIGYIDWELETFHGDDYSILNGSSQNAYLVEEEKTVLIDTVWAPHRFEFLENLKSEIDLNKIDYIIANHGEVDHSGALVELMKEIPNTPVYCTANAVKSLEGQYGKHGWDFHVVKTGDSLDIGNGKKLIFVEMRMLHWPDSMATYLTDDNILFSNDAFGQHYAVEELFNDKADQCLLNKEAMKYYANILNPFSPLVSKKIDEIVGLNLPIDIIAPSHGAIWRENPLQIVEKYAAWSKAYQEDQFTIVYDTMWQGTEKIAHRIAKEAKTVSPDTVVKVFNISKADKNEIMTEVFKSRAIAVGSPTIGNSIMSSMAGWLHFLKSLKFRNKKAAVFGCYGWSGEGNKVLAEELKSAGFDVVEENIKSSWNPEKEDFDQAKGLTEALLK, from the coding sequence ATGAAAAGACAAGTAAAAAACAATGTAAGCTGGATTGGGTATATTGACTGGGAACTGGAGACGTTTCACGGGGATGATTATTCTATCCTGAACGGCTCAAGCCAAAATGCCTACCTGGTAGAGGAGGAGAAGACAGTATTGATTGATACCGTCTGGGCTCCCCACAGATTTGAATTTCTGGAGAATCTGAAATCAGAGATTGACTTAAACAAGATTGACTATATTATCGCCAATCACGGCGAGGTAGACCATTCCGGTGCCCTTGTGGAACTGATGAAAGAGATTCCGAATACCCCTGTTTACTGTACTGCGAATGCGGTCAAAAGCCTGGAGGGACAGTATGGAAAACATGGATGGGATTTTCATGTTGTAAAGACTGGAGATTCCTTAGACATCGGAAATGGTAAGAAACTTATCTTTGTGGAGATGCGCATGCTGCACTGGCCCGACAGCATGGCAACATATCTGACAGATGATAACATTCTGTTTTCAAATGATGCATTTGGTCAGCATTATGCGGTGGAAGAGTTATTCAATGACAAGGCCGATCAATGTCTGCTGAATAAAGAAGCGATGAAATACTATGCCAATATATTGAATCCGTTTTCCCCTCTCGTTTCAAAAAAGATTGATGAAATTGTAGGACTGAACCTGCCGATTGACATAATTGCACCCAGCCATGGGGCAATCTGGAGAGAAAACCCGCTGCAGATCGTAGAGAAATATGCTGCATGGTCAAAAGCTTATCAGGAAGATCAGTTTACCATAGTTTATGATACGATGTGGCAGGGAACTGAGAAAATTGCACATCGCATCGCAAAGGAAGCAAAAACTGTAAGCCCGGATACTGTGGTGAAGGTTTTTAATATTTCAAAAGCGGATAAGAATGAAATTATGACGGAAGTGTTCAAATCCCGTGCAATTGCAGTGGGCTCTCCCACCATCGGGAACAGTATCATGTCGAGTATGGCCGGATGGCTTCACTTCCTGAAATCACTGAAATTCAGGAACAAAAAAGCAGCTGTGTTTGGTTGTTATGGATGGAGCGGAGAAGGCAATAAAGTCTTGGCGGAGGAGTTAAAGTCAGCCGGATTTGACGTGGTTGAAGAAAACATAAAGTCATCCTGGAATCCTGAAAAGGAAGATTTTGACCAGGCAAAGGGACTTACAGAAGCTTTATTGAAATAA
- a CDS encoding ABC transporter ATP-binding protein — translation MSYIEVINSYKRYKMGDTEIVANNDVTFSVEEGELAIILGASGAGKSTVLNILGGMDTNDEGKVIIDGKDISDYNAKQLTRYRREDVGFVFQFYNLVPNLTAKENVELASEIVSDASDPVSVLEDVGLGKRINNFPAQLSGGEQQRVAIARAVAKNPKILLCDEPTGALDYQTGKQVLQILQDMSRNKGATVIIVTHNGALAPVADRVIRMHDARVKSIDVNPNPKKITDIEW, via the coding sequence ATGAGTTATATCGAAGTTATTAACAGCTATAAAAGATATAAGATGGGCGATACGGAAATCGTGGCCAATAATGATGTTACATTTTCCGTGGAAGAGGGAGAGCTTGCCATTATTTTAGGAGCTTCCGGAGCCGGAAAGTCTACCGTATTAAACATTCTCGGAGGTATGGATACCAATGATGAGGGAAAGGTGATTATCGACGGAAAAGATATTTCTGATTATAATGCAAAACAGTTAACCAGGTATCGAAGGGAGGATGTAGGATTCGTCTTTCAGTTTTATAATCTGGTTCCCAACCTGACGGCGAAGGAAAATGTGGAGCTGGCCTCTGAAATTGTCTCGGATGCATCGGATCCGGTAAGTGTGCTGGAAGACGTCGGCCTTGGAAAGAGAATCAATAACTTTCCGGCACAGCTTTCAGGCGGGGAACAGCAGCGCGTGGCAATCGCACGTGCGGTCGCAAAGAATCCGAAGATTCTTCTGTGCGATGAGCCCACCGGAGCACTGGACTATCAGACAGGAAAACAGGTACTGCAGATTTTGCAGGATATGAGCCGAAATAAGGGGGCAACCGTCATTATTGTCACACATAATGGTGCTCTTGCGCCGGTTGCGGATCGCGTAATCCGTATGCATGATGCCCGTGTGAAAAGTATCGATGTGAATCCGAATCCGAAGAAAATTACGGACATTGAATGGTAG
- a CDS encoding FtsX-like permease family protein: MKQQLWKDIWKSIRKSKGRFFSIAGLMMLGSFALVGLIVTGPDMRAAGRNYFDKLNVADIIVIGDLGLDAHNREVMNGIKGATGIEFGYLKDVVAKGTEISFRIFSKPDKISDYQIVKGRLPNTDDEIAIGNKYADDYKIGDTISFTEQADAFGNQTLKKHKFKIVGYIYSGEIISNINMGATTAGTGELKGYAVVSKDVFESDVYMIARMAFEDTKKLNPYSDEYTYKIQKHKETLKKMMKDQPQIRLASVKTEYQDKIDEGQSKIDDAKQKLGNTQNQLDDAKIQLSQGQEEISENEGKLDTQVSEAERRVEDGETRISDAKAALNQANSQLREAPAAISQGKQQIQAGYQQVTANQQKMDAAEQQIAAGEQELAKNQAAYDEKNQIYQDAVQELNKKKEEYQGGKAQIEAKQAELDAAQNQLNTAKTGYEQKIAVLEDKIKNTNDPDEEASLETILNSLKQEYDVFLMHTYMPGMAQMEAGRQELDGKKQELEKAKQAIAGADVKLNESGEALGQAAKQIDAAKAKLESGKQEAAVGKEQIAAAKQMLTEKEQLLQQKEAEYQKNLSEIQQAETGLADKEAELAEAKEQLEEQRAKGEQKLAEARQELADRQKEYEEKNQVFLEKKTDVDREISENEAELKDAQETLDSLEPPVYAINSRRETPGSEGYKIYTSVSRIIDALAKVFPIFLYFVAALVAFTTMTRFVDEERINSGTLKALGYSNADVMKKFIFYGLISGTLGSIAGIILGHTLFPMIVNNAYNSGFTLPAIQLDFHPGITIVALFLALLSAVLPAWIVASRELQERPAQLLLPKPPTAGSKILVERISYVWDHLNFTHKVTARNLFRYKKRMFMTIFGVAGSVSLLFAGFSVQHSIAEINDRQFGEIIRYDIIVAENPHVTGSQQKEIDNLIKSDAVKTSASVHYEELEKVAGKNQDTQEIKLIVPDTTENFDDYIHLYNRKSGKQLSLPDDGVIISERLARLLDAAEGDTITMQDQNNANIQMKVEGITEMYMGHFIFTSRQGYEKIFDGDFTNNAYLVNLKDSSIENTEKQSAAFIKADGVKGVVQNTTLMNQIDAIVHALDKIMKVLIVVAALLGIVILYNLTNINVSERIRELSTIKVLGFFDKEVTLYIYRETILLTLLGILAGFAIGEALHQYIIKVVPPDDVMFNPALWGSSFLIPTIIISLVTLILGFEVNRRLKRVNMLEALKSVD; this comes from the coding sequence ATGAAACAGCAACTTTGGAAGGATATATGGAAATCCATCCGAAAATCCAAAGGCCGTTTTTTTTCGATTGCAGGTCTGATGATGCTGGGTTCGTTTGCGCTGGTAGGTCTGATTGTCACTGGCCCGGATATGCGTGCGGCCGGCAGGAATTATTTCGACAAGTTAAATGTTGCGGATATCATTGTTATAGGGGATCTTGGTTTAGATGCACATAACCGGGAAGTCATGAATGGGATAAAAGGAGCAACCGGAATTGAATTTGGCTATTTAAAAGATGTTGTAGCCAAAGGCACAGAAATAAGTTTTCGGATTTTCTCGAAGCCTGATAAAATTTCTGATTATCAGATTGTAAAGGGCAGGCTGCCGAACACGGATGATGAGATTGCCATAGGAAATAAATATGCCGATGACTATAAAATCGGAGATACGATCAGCTTCACGGAACAGGCGGATGCTTTCGGGAATCAGACCTTGAAGAAGCATAAATTTAAGATTGTAGGGTACATCTATTCGGGTGAGATTATTTCCAACATTAACATGGGTGCGACAACAGCAGGAACAGGTGAATTAAAAGGCTATGCAGTAGTCAGCAAGGATGTATTTGAATCAGATGTCTATATGATAGCCCGCATGGCATTTGAAGATACTAAAAAACTGAATCCGTACTCCGACGAATATACTTATAAGATCCAGAAGCATAAAGAGACTTTAAAAAAAATGATGAAAGACCAGCCACAGATTCGTCTGGCATCTGTCAAAACAGAGTATCAGGATAAAATCGATGAGGGTCAGAGTAAAATTGATGATGCGAAGCAGAAGTTAGGCAATACGCAAAATCAATTGGACGATGCAAAAATACAGCTCTCCCAAGGCCAGGAAGAGATATCTGAAAATGAAGGAAAGCTAGATACACAGGTGTCTGAGGCTGAGAGAAGAGTTGAAGACGGAGAAACTCGGATTTCAGATGCAAAGGCGGCTTTGAACCAGGCAAACAGTCAGCTTCGGGAAGCACCTGCAGCAATCAGTCAGGGAAAGCAGCAAATACAAGCCGGATATCAGCAGGTGACAGCAAACCAGCAGAAAATGGATGCAGCCGAACAGCAAATTGCAGCTGGAGAACAGGAATTAGCCAAAAATCAGGCTGCGTATGATGAGAAAAATCAGATATATCAGGACGCAGTACAGGAATTGAATAAGAAAAAGGAAGAATATCAGGGCGGAAAGGCACAGATAGAAGCTAAACAAGCGGAATTGGATGCAGCACAGAATCAGCTGAACACTGCCAAAACCGGGTATGAGCAAAAAATTGCTGTGCTGGAAGACAAAATTAAAAATACGAATGACCCGGATGAAGAAGCGAGTCTGGAAACCATATTAAATAGTCTGAAACAGGAATATGATGTGTTTCTGATGCATACTTACATGCCTGGTATGGCCCAGATGGAAGCAGGCCGACAAGAGCTTGATGGAAAAAAACAGGAACTTGAGAAAGCGAAACAGGCAATTGCCGGGGCTGATGTGAAGCTGAATGAATCCGGGGAAGCATTGGGGCAGGCAGCGAAACAGATTGACGCGGCGAAAGCGAAGCTGGAGTCAGGTAAACAGGAAGCTGCAGTGGGAAAGGAACAAATTGCAGCAGCAAAACAGATGTTGACCGAAAAGGAGCAATTGCTTCAACAAAAGGAAGCAGAATATCAGAAAAATTTGAGTGAAATTCAGCAGGCCGAAACCGGGCTGGCGGATAAAGAAGCGGAATTGGCAGAAGCAAAAGAACAGTTAGAGGAGCAAAGAGCCAAGGGGGAACAAAAGCTGGCCGAGGCCAGACAGGAATTGGCGGATAGACAAAAGGAGTATGAAGAGAAAAACCAGGTATTTCTGGAAAAGAAAACAGATGTTGACAGGGAAATCAGTGAAAATGAAGCAGAGCTAAAAGATGCGCAGGAAACTCTGGATAGTCTGGAGCCACCCGTATACGCCATAAACAGCCGTCGGGAAACACCTGGGTCTGAAGGATATAAGATTTACACTTCCGTTTCGCGCATTATAGATGCACTTGCGAAAGTCTTTCCGATTTTCCTATACTTTGTTGCGGCTCTGGTAGCATTTACCACCATGACGCGTTTTGTCGATGAGGAGCGGATTAATTCGGGAACACTGAAGGCACTTGGCTATTCAAATGCAGATGTTATGAAAAAATTCATATTTTATGGATTGATTTCCGGCACACTGGGTTCCATAGCTGGAATAATTCTAGGTCATACATTGTTTCCAATGATTGTAAATAATGCGTATAACAGCGGATTTACACTGCCTGCGATACAGTTGGATTTTCATCCAGGTATCACAATCGTGGCATTATTCCTTGCACTTTTGAGTGCAGTACTGCCGGCGTGGATTGTAGCTTCCAGGGAATTACAGGAACGTCCTGCACAATTATTGTTGCCCAAACCGCCGACTGCAGGCTCCAAGATTTTGGTGGAACGTATTTCATATGTATGGGATCATCTGAATTTTACCCATAAGGTCACCGCCCGTAATCTTTTTCGTTATAAGAAACGGATGTTTATGACTATCTTCGGGGTAGCCGGATCTGTTTCTCTGTTGTTTGCCGGGTTCAGTGTGCAGCATTCGATTGCTGAAATCAATGACCGGCAGTTCGGTGAAATTATTCGTTATGATATTATAGTTGCAGAAAACCCCCATGTTACGGGCAGCCAGCAGAAAGAAATTGATAACCTGATAAAATCTGATGCGGTAAAGACAAGTGCGTCTGTTCATTATGAAGAACTGGAAAAGGTTGCCGGTAAGAATCAGGATACCCAGGAAATCAAACTGATTGTTCCTGATACAACGGAAAATTTTGATGATTATATTCATCTGTACAATCGTAAATCCGGGAAGCAGCTTTCTTTGCCGGATGACGGTGTCATCATCTCGGAGCGTTTAGCACGACTGTTAGATGCAGCAGAAGGTGATACGATTACAATGCAGGATCAGAATAATGCAAACATTCAGATGAAGGTTGAGGGTATCACGGAGATGTATATGGGGCACTTTATCTTCACCAGCCGACAGGGCTATGAAAAGATTTTTGACGGAGATTTTACAAATAACGCATACCTGGTAAATCTGAAAGACAGCTCTATAGAGAATACGGAAAAACAGTCCGCTGCATTCATCAAGGCAGATGGTGTGAAGGGAGTTGTACAGAACACCACCCTGATGAATCAGATTGATGCGATTGTTCATGCGCTGGATAAGATTATGAAGGTATTGATTGTTGTAGCTGCATTGCTGGGCATTGTGATCCTTTATAACCTGACGAATATCAATGTTTCGGAGCGGATTCGTGAGCTGTCGACAATTAAGGTTTTAGGATTTTTTGATAAGGAAGTGACATTGTATATTTATCGTGAGACGATTCTGTTGACACTTCTTGGAATACTTGCCGGATTTGCTATCGGTGAGGCGCTGCATCAATACATCATCAAGGTTGTACCGCCGGATGATGTCATGTTCAACCCGGCACTTTGGGGAAGCAGTTTCCTGATTCCAACGATTATAATCAGTCTGGTAACCCTTATTCTGGGATTTGAAGTCAATCGAAGACTAAAGCGTGTGAATATGCTGGAAGCTTTAAAATCTGTAGACTAG
- a CDS encoding peptidoglycan recognition protein family protein, translating into MNINKSYISTENTYAKNNPQYIVVHNTDNFKAGANALAHAKAQHNGDFDGISAHYYVDDGDTVYQAAEHSRGTWNIGKDYGGRLFGTVNNRNSIGVEMCVQKGYDYEKAFQNTAELVSHIMAETGIPADRVFQHYDVCGKDCPSQIRKNNDWDRFKKLIAGGNESASTQNASSIIIRDGQIHCNNFCNAGLRVDGIRGSATVRGGIKALQQAMNLDYKAGLAVDGIWGAKSDAALKNHTVRKGETQYMVTALEILLMLKGYDPKGVESPGIFGSGCEAAVRQYQSAHGLAVDGIAGYNTFKSLIS; encoded by the coding sequence ATGAATATAAATAAAAGCTATATTTCCACAGAGAACACGTATGCAAAGAATAATCCGCAATATATCGTGGTGCATAACACAGATAATTTCAAGGCCGGAGCAAATGCACTTGCCCATGCAAAGGCTCAGCATAATGGTGATTTTGATGGGATTTCCGCCCATTATTACGTAGATGACGGTGATACAGTATACCAGGCAGCAGAACACAGCCGCGGAACATGGAACATCGGAAAAGATTACGGAGGCCGTCTGTTCGGTACCGTCAACAATCGAAACTCGATTGGCGTGGAGATGTGCGTGCAAAAGGGATATGATTACGAAAAGGCATTTCAGAACACGGCAGAACTGGTGAGCCACATTATGGCCGAGACCGGGATTCCGGCAGATAGGGTGTTCCAGCATTACGATGTCTGCGGGAAGGATTGCCCGAGCCAGATTCGTAAGAATAACGACTGGGACAGATTTAAGAAACTGATTGCCGGAGGAAATGAGTCCGCATCCACCCAAAACGCAAGCAGTATAATTATAAGAGATGGACAGATCCACTGCAATAACTTCTGCAATGCCGGGCTTAGGGTGGATGGAATCCGGGGGTCTGCGACGGTCAGAGGCGGAATTAAGGCTCTTCAGCAGGCCATGAACCTGGATTATAAGGCCGGGCTTGCCGTGGACGGAATCTGGGGGGCAAAATCCGATGCAGCACTGAAAAACCATACGGTCAGAAAAGGGGAAACGCAATACATGGTCACGGCTTTGGAAATATTGCTTATGCTGAAAGGATATGATCCCAAGGGAGTAGAGAGCCCGGGAATCTTTGGAAGCGGATGTGAAGCGGCTGTCCGGCAGTATCAGAGTGCACATGGGCTTGCCGTGGACGGCATTGCAGGATATAATACCTTTAAAAGTCTGATTTCCTGA
- a CDS encoding TetR/AcrR family transcriptional regulator yields the protein MRTTPEETRRNKELIINTGIQVFSKNGYDAANMKDIAEAAGISRGPLYYHFDSKLTLYIACVKAYTDRELQEYRRIFSQDKYILDLIREDLYYCTRNIHADSENPILTISKKDNLEEANQIFETYRKHIYDIKVASVTEAIQKGELKKETEVYHMVNMMFILYEGLYNMIEKTDFITSVDEVDQAIESLIALFRLQYCI from the coding sequence ATGAGGACAACTCCGGAAGAGACACGCAGAAACAAAGAATTGATTATAAATACGGGTATTCAGGTATTTTCAAAAAACGGTTACGATGCTGCAAACATGAAGGATATTGCCGAAGCGGCAGGAATTTCCCGTGGTCCCCTTTATTATCATTTTGACAGTAAGTTAACCTTGTACATTGCATGTGTGAAAGCTTATACAGACAGAGAGCTGCAGGAATATCGAAGGATATTCAGTCAGGATAAGTATATTCTGGATTTGATCCGGGAAGATCTTTACTATTGTACCCGAAACATCCATGCGGATTCTGAAAATCCGATTTTGACGATTTCAAAAAAGGATAATTTAGAAGAAGCAAATCAGATCTTTGAGACCTATCGGAAGCATATCTATGATATTAAGGTGGCCAGCGTGACAGAAGCCATTCAAAAAGGAGAGCTGAAGAAGGAGACAGAAGTCTATCATATGGTGAATATGATGTTCATACTTTACGAGGGACTCTATAACATGATTGAAAAGACGGATTTTATCACTTCTGTGGACGAAGTAGATCAGGCAATTGAATCTCTCATTGCGCTTTTCAGACTGCAATACTGCATATAG